Genomic window (Argopecten irradians isolate NY chromosome 2, Ai_NY, whole genome shotgun sequence):
GGTGATGTTTTTTCAATGTATTACAAAGAAGGGAAAATGCGgtgtaaaataaattgataaatgaaaTACTGGTATCTCACACATTTGACAACCAATATTATTACAACCATAGATATATCTCGATGTTTGCCACCTACCTTGCACCTATGGTCACCATCATTAAGGTTGTGACTCCATTCATCAGCAATGTCGTGCTTAAAAGGTCCCTCTTGATGTCGGGGAACTCGGATGCACAAGCGAGATCTGCCACGAATGACGATACAGCAAGAGAAGTTGAAAGAGCGATCAATGCTTGCTGGAAACAAAAGCATTTTCTACACACCAACCACAACTAAATTGGTGTATGGCTGGAGCGTTCTCTTTTAATGTCTACTTTGATTTTGTCGCCTTTGCTTTCACTTTGCCGATAAAGGTTTTATGTGTTGTCAAATATTACACTTTTgtatttaatcaattttatttcaatttagaATGGTAAGAATGAAAACAATAGATGTCGAATTCACCAATAAAAACATACACCATGTTAGTAAAGAAATACCTGGAAAGCGAAGAAAATAGCTAGTCTGATGGGAACCGAGTCAGTGACCTTGTACAGAAGTGTCGGGATAGCCTCACTCTCAATTACCACTTCAGTCTGTTCCTTCAAAAGTTTCTCCTCGTTTTTCGGGTCACTTTTCGAAGGGTCAATCTGATGTCCCTTTTCAACCATTGTGTTGCTGGATTTTCCTGCGAGACTTATTACAAGTTAATAACAATTGTTctataaaatagtttaattagttattattttattgcataGGACTGACATCTTTAACGATGAATACAAATCTGACTACGAACCAATGCCGATAAAAGTATTGTAAATGAAAGCCTTGAATTATGTCAAAACTTCAAAAGGCTCCAGGGACATTAACTATTACCATGTTAAAGATCTCACTTAATGCATACGAGGGTTCCGAAATGTTATCGAAAAAGTATTATGGTCTGTCAAATAGAACAAGTTATATTAAAAagacacacacaaaataatgatatttattgaTAGCTTTCTGGTTCTGGATAATATATCCACTACACCAGACTGAATCCTGTACATACGTGCTGTCGATACATTTTTGGATTGTAGCATCACTTCAGGTTATCAACCAGcattaaaattatgaaataaagcGATGTTTTTCCAATATTTATCTAGTTCGTtttaaaaatagtttaaaaaaaaatcagcgcAAACAACATTTTCTGATAAATTATTCCACACCGTTACAGTACATAGTACAATTGCAATTGCATGTATTTATATCCATATCAATAAACCACAAATTTAGATCATCCACAGCGCAAAAATATTCATTACCTAAAATAAAGATAGTGAAAATAGAATATTCGAGGACCAGTATTTGTTGTTTGAAGGTCATGTTATGGCAATGGTTATTTTAGCAACATTATACAATAGTAACATTACGGTATTGAATTACTTATTTCACGTCattatcatacatttttttcaagtttttataATGATTGCAACTGTATTAATAATTCTGCAGCCCCAGTCGAATTGCAGCGCATATGCTAAAAATAGTAAATTATGATGTATTAACACGGATGTAAATTAGCGCAATTAAGAAAATACTAGATATACTAGTGTGTGTTAACAGTAGCTTTAAAAGTGAATTTAACAATTACAGAATTGATCGACCAAGAAGAAACTGAAACATTTTTTGATAGGAAT
Coding sequences:
- the LOC138312683 gene encoding solute carrier family 23 member 1-like, translated to MVEKGHQIDPSKSDPKNEEKLLKEQTEVVIESEAIPTLLYKVTDSVPIRLAIFFAFQQALIALSTSLAVSSFVADLACASEFPDIKRDLLSTTLLMNGVTTLMMVTIGARLPLYQGATADYVVPLLAMRNANPDACKLQEELNTLGVSTNVSTNIEDIGISFYQNTTNLSLKEKKREQALSKLQEGAPPKVPSTIASISKEMC